Proteins co-encoded in one Melopsittacus undulatus isolate bMelUnd1 chromosome 18, bMelUnd1.mat.Z, whole genome shotgun sequence genomic window:
- the ZMIZ2 gene encoding zinc finger MIZ domain-containing protein 2 isoform X1, with protein sequence MNPMNPMKPSLPPAPHGDGSFAYEAVPWQPSTNQTAGSLSVVTTVWGVSNTSQSQVFGSPMGPGGSSSSNPLLPGMASTGSGMSSPPFLPQQPFAEGAPGKGYVQPGVYSRSTYPGGPGFAAGYAGSPGGPGGMGLPSHASRPPADFTQAAAAAAVAAAAATATATATATVAALQEKQSQELSQYGAMGAGQPFSSQFLPHAGPRGPAGMSPASMAGVMASSGISPVSMSPARAPGVGALYGGQRVPQHSYPGPTPSQQLPRQGLKRAYSNEGYPAQQYLQGGQYAAAGAQYAPSTPQPSAPSPSYPGHRLQQGMSQYLSTSGSAGPYYKPADQFNGQNAGFGTYSQAAVNGPGRSVPGYPSSPLAGNPTPPMTPGSGIPPYVSPGQDVKSPFLPDMKPAVTSLHPSPSGPAPGEELRLTFPVRDGVVLEPFRLQHNLAVSNHVFQLRDSVYKTLMMRPDLELQFKCYHHEDRQMNTNWPASVQVSVNATPLTIERGDNKTSHKPLYLKHVCQPGRNTIQITVTACCCSHLFVLQLVHRPSVRSVLQGLIKKRLLPAEHCITKIKRNFSSGTIPGTPGPNGEDGVEQTAIKVSLKCPITFRRIQLPARGHDCRHIQCFDLESYLQLNCERGTWRCPVCNKTALLEGLEVDQYMLGILIYIQNSEHEEITIDPTCSWKPVPVKPDIHIKEEPEGPVLKRCRTLSPTHMVLPSIMEMIAALGPSSAPFPALPPTPAGAAADYAAPGSSFPGPGGFPEPFPPPGPPGTPTLSDFTPGPPPISYQSNIPGGLLAPEKPPGPPLPTQLPPPGRMEPSHPPVQPGLHTPAPGSQAAQPLHHRNAPARPPLGPPRPAHATDLSFPPAPMAGTGDGSEPALDLLPELTNPDELLSYLGPPDLPSSSNDDLLSLFENN encoded by the exons ATGAACCCCATGAACCCCATGAAACCCTCCCTGCCGCCTGCGCCCCACGG TGATGGTTCATTTGCATATGAGGCTGTTCCTTGGCAACCGAGCACCAATCAGACGGCGGGATCCCTCTCCGTGGTAACCACCGTCTGGGGTGTCAGCAACACCTCCCAGAGCCAG GTTTTTGGCAGCCCCATGGGTCCGGgggggagcagctccagcaacCCACTGCTGCCTGGTATGGCCAGCACCGGCTCAGGGATGAGCTCACCACCATTCCTGCCACAGCAGCCCTTTGCCGAGGGGGCACCGGGGAAGGGCTACGTGCAGCCAGGGGTCTACAGCCGCAGCACCTATCCTGGCGGGCCGGGCTTCGCTGCCGG CTACGCTGGCAGCCCCGGCGGCCCCGGTGGGATGGGGCTCCCCTCACACGCCAGCCGCCCCCCAGCCGATTTCAcgcaggcagctgctgctgctgctgtggctgctgccgCTGCCACAGCCACGGCCACAGCTACGGCGACGgtggcagcactgcaggagaagcagagccaggagctgaGCCAGTATGGTGCG ATGGGTGCTGGGCAGCCCTTCAGCAGCCAGTTCCTGCCTCATGCCGGACCCCGTGGCCCTGCCGGCATGAGCCCGGCTAGCATGGCAGGTGTCATGGCTTCCTCCGGCATCTCCCCTGTGAGCATGAGCCCTGCACGGGCACCTGGTGTCGGTGCCCTGTATGGAGGGCAGCGGGTCCCTCAGCACAGTTACCCCGGTCCCACCCCGAGCCAGCAGCTCCCCCGCCAGGGCCTGAAGCGGGCGTACTCCAACGAG GGTTACCCGGCCCAGCAGTACCTCCAGGGCGGGCAGTACGCTGCAGCTGGGGCCCAGTATGCGCCCAGCACCCCGCAGCCCTCTGCTCCGTCACCCTCCTACCCTGgccacaggctgcagcagggcatgAGCCAGTACCTCTCCACCTCGGGCAGCGCTGGACCCTATTACAAG CCGGCTGACCAGTTCAACGGGCAGAACGCTGGCTTTGGCACCTACAGCCAGGCAGCTGTCAATGGG CCGGGCCGGTCTGTGCCGGGGTACCCCAGCTCGCCGCTGGCTGGGAACCCCACGCCACCCATGACACCGGGCAGCGGCATCCCCCCCTATGTGTCCCCCGGTCAGGATGTCAAGTCACCCTTCCTGCCAGACATGAAGCCTGCCGTCACCTCCCTGCACCCGTCCCCCTCGG GGCCGGCGCCCGGTGAGGAGCTGCGGTTGACGTTCCCGGTGCGGGATGGAGTGGTGCTGGAGCCCTTCCGCCTGCAGCACAACCTGGCCGTCAGCAACCATGTCTTCCAGCTGCGCGACTCCGTCTACAAGACCCTCATGATGAG GCCTGACCTGGAGCTGCAGTTCAAGTGCTACCACCATGAGGACCGGCAGATGAACACCAACTGGCCAGCCTCTGTGCAGGTGAGCGTCAACGCCACACCGCTCACCATTGAGCGCGGCGACAACAAGACCTCCCACAAGCCGCTCTACCTGAAGCACGTCTGCCAGCCTGGCAGGAACACCATCCAGATCACCGTCACCGCCTGCTGCTGC tCCCACCTCTTTGTCCTGCAGCTGGTGCACCGGCCCTCGGTGCGCTCAGTGCTGCAGGGTCTCATCAAGAAGCGCCTGCTCCCTGCTGAGCACTGCATCACCAAAA TCAAGCGCAACTTCAGCAGTGGGACAATCCCTGGGACCCCCGGGCCCAATGGCGAGGATGGTGTGGAGCAGACAGCCATCAAGGTGTCCCTCAAGTGTCCCATCACCTTCCGGAGGATTCAGCTCCCAGCCAGGGGCCACGACTGCCGGCACATACAG TGCTTCGACCTGGAGTCCTACCTGCAGCTCAACTGTGAGAGGGGGACATGGCGGTGTCCTGTCTGCAA taAAACGGCTCtgctggaggggctggaggTAGACCAGTATATGCTGGGCATCCTGATCTATATCCAGAA CTCGGAGCATGAGGAGATCACCATCGACCCAACCTGCAGCTGGAAACCCGTCCCAGTTAAACCTGACATCCACATCAAGGAGGAGCCAGAGGGGCCAGTGCTGAAGCGGTGCCGGACTCTCAGTCCCACGCACATGGTGCTGCCCAGCATCATGGAGATGATTGCGGCCCTGGGACCCAGCTCAGCGCCCTTCCCGGCACTGCCGCCAACGCCGGCAGGTGCTGCTGCCGACTATGCTGCCCCAG GTTCCAGTTTTCCAGGACCTGGAGGCTTCCCAGAGCCATTCCCTCCTCCCGGCCCCCCAGGCACACCAACGCTGAGTGATTTCacaccgggacccccccccatctcctACCAGTCCAACATCCCTGGTGGCCTCCTGGCCCCTGAGAAGCCCCCTGGACCCCCTCTCCCCACACAG CTGCCCCCCCCAGGACGGATGGAGCCGTCCCACCCACCGGTGCAACCAGGACTGCACACCCCTGCTCCAGGCAGCCAGGCAGCACAGCCGCTGCACCACCGGAACGCACCGGCACGGCCCCCCTTGGGGCCCCCCCGCCCAGCACATGCCACCGACCTCTCCTTCCCCCCCGCGCCCATGGCTGGGACGGGCGATGGGTCAGAGCCTGCCCTCGAC ctcctgcctgagcTGACGAACCCTGACGAGCTGCTTTCCTACCTGGGCCCCCCCgacctccccagcagcagcaacgATGACCTCCTCTCCCTCTTCGAGAACAACTGA
- the ZMIZ2 gene encoding zinc finger MIZ domain-containing protein 2 isoform X2, whose protein sequence is MNPMNPMKPSLPPAPHGDGSFAYEAVPWQPSTNQTAGSLSVVTTVWGVSNTSQSQVFGSPMGPGGSSSSNPLLPGMASTGSGMSSPPFLPQQPFAEGAPGKGYVQPGVYSRSTYPGGPGFAAGYAGSPGGPGGMGLPSHASRPPADFTQAAAAAAVAAAAATATATATATVAALQEKQSQELSQYGAMGAGQPFSSQFLPHAGPRGPAGMSPASMAGVMASSGISPVSMSPARAPGVGALYGGQRVPQHSYPGPTPSQQLPRQGLKRAYSNEGYPAQQYLQGGQYAAAGAQYAPSTPQPSAPSPSYPGHRLQQGMSQYLSTSGSAGPYYKPADQFNGQNAGFGTYSQAAVNGDVKSPFLPDMKPAVTSLHPSPSGPAPGEELRLTFPVRDGVVLEPFRLQHNLAVSNHVFQLRDSVYKTLMMRPDLELQFKCYHHEDRQMNTNWPASVQVSVNATPLTIERGDNKTSHKPLYLKHVCQPGRNTIQITVTACCCSHLFVLQLVHRPSVRSVLQGLIKKRLLPAEHCITKIKRNFSSGTIPGTPGPNGEDGVEQTAIKVSLKCPITFRRIQLPARGHDCRHIQCFDLESYLQLNCERGTWRCPVCNKTALLEGLEVDQYMLGILIYIQNSEHEEITIDPTCSWKPVPVKPDIHIKEEPEGPVLKRCRTLSPTHMVLPSIMEMIAALGPSSAPFPALPPTPAGAAADYAAPGSSFPGPGGFPEPFPPPGPPGTPTLSDFTPGPPPISYQSNIPGGLLAPEKPPGPPLPTQLPPPGRMEPSHPPVQPGLHTPAPGSQAAQPLHHRNAPARPPLGPPRPAHATDLSFPPAPMAGTGDGSEPALDLLPELTNPDELLSYLGPPDLPSSSNDDLLSLFENN, encoded by the exons ATGAACCCCATGAACCCCATGAAACCCTCCCTGCCGCCTGCGCCCCACGG TGATGGTTCATTTGCATATGAGGCTGTTCCTTGGCAACCGAGCACCAATCAGACGGCGGGATCCCTCTCCGTGGTAACCACCGTCTGGGGTGTCAGCAACACCTCCCAGAGCCAG GTTTTTGGCAGCCCCATGGGTCCGGgggggagcagctccagcaacCCACTGCTGCCTGGTATGGCCAGCACCGGCTCAGGGATGAGCTCACCACCATTCCTGCCACAGCAGCCCTTTGCCGAGGGGGCACCGGGGAAGGGCTACGTGCAGCCAGGGGTCTACAGCCGCAGCACCTATCCTGGCGGGCCGGGCTTCGCTGCCGG CTACGCTGGCAGCCCCGGCGGCCCCGGTGGGATGGGGCTCCCCTCACACGCCAGCCGCCCCCCAGCCGATTTCAcgcaggcagctgctgctgctgctgtggctgctgccgCTGCCACAGCCACGGCCACAGCTACGGCGACGgtggcagcactgcaggagaagcagagccaggagctgaGCCAGTATGGTGCG ATGGGTGCTGGGCAGCCCTTCAGCAGCCAGTTCCTGCCTCATGCCGGACCCCGTGGCCCTGCCGGCATGAGCCCGGCTAGCATGGCAGGTGTCATGGCTTCCTCCGGCATCTCCCCTGTGAGCATGAGCCCTGCACGGGCACCTGGTGTCGGTGCCCTGTATGGAGGGCAGCGGGTCCCTCAGCACAGTTACCCCGGTCCCACCCCGAGCCAGCAGCTCCCCCGCCAGGGCCTGAAGCGGGCGTACTCCAACGAG GGTTACCCGGCCCAGCAGTACCTCCAGGGCGGGCAGTACGCTGCAGCTGGGGCCCAGTATGCGCCCAGCACCCCGCAGCCCTCTGCTCCGTCACCCTCCTACCCTGgccacaggctgcagcagggcatgAGCCAGTACCTCTCCACCTCGGGCAGCGCTGGACCCTATTACAAG CCGGCTGACCAGTTCAACGGGCAGAACGCTGGCTTTGGCACCTACAGCCAGGCAGCTGTCAATGGG GATGTCAAGTCACCCTTCCTGCCAGACATGAAGCCTGCCGTCACCTCCCTGCACCCGTCCCCCTCGG GGCCGGCGCCCGGTGAGGAGCTGCGGTTGACGTTCCCGGTGCGGGATGGAGTGGTGCTGGAGCCCTTCCGCCTGCAGCACAACCTGGCCGTCAGCAACCATGTCTTCCAGCTGCGCGACTCCGTCTACAAGACCCTCATGATGAG GCCTGACCTGGAGCTGCAGTTCAAGTGCTACCACCATGAGGACCGGCAGATGAACACCAACTGGCCAGCCTCTGTGCAGGTGAGCGTCAACGCCACACCGCTCACCATTGAGCGCGGCGACAACAAGACCTCCCACAAGCCGCTCTACCTGAAGCACGTCTGCCAGCCTGGCAGGAACACCATCCAGATCACCGTCACCGCCTGCTGCTGC tCCCACCTCTTTGTCCTGCAGCTGGTGCACCGGCCCTCGGTGCGCTCAGTGCTGCAGGGTCTCATCAAGAAGCGCCTGCTCCCTGCTGAGCACTGCATCACCAAAA TCAAGCGCAACTTCAGCAGTGGGACAATCCCTGGGACCCCCGGGCCCAATGGCGAGGATGGTGTGGAGCAGACAGCCATCAAGGTGTCCCTCAAGTGTCCCATCACCTTCCGGAGGATTCAGCTCCCAGCCAGGGGCCACGACTGCCGGCACATACAG TGCTTCGACCTGGAGTCCTACCTGCAGCTCAACTGTGAGAGGGGGACATGGCGGTGTCCTGTCTGCAA taAAACGGCTCtgctggaggggctggaggTAGACCAGTATATGCTGGGCATCCTGATCTATATCCAGAA CTCGGAGCATGAGGAGATCACCATCGACCCAACCTGCAGCTGGAAACCCGTCCCAGTTAAACCTGACATCCACATCAAGGAGGAGCCAGAGGGGCCAGTGCTGAAGCGGTGCCGGACTCTCAGTCCCACGCACATGGTGCTGCCCAGCATCATGGAGATGATTGCGGCCCTGGGACCCAGCTCAGCGCCCTTCCCGGCACTGCCGCCAACGCCGGCAGGTGCTGCTGCCGACTATGCTGCCCCAG GTTCCAGTTTTCCAGGACCTGGAGGCTTCCCAGAGCCATTCCCTCCTCCCGGCCCCCCAGGCACACCAACGCTGAGTGATTTCacaccgggacccccccccatctcctACCAGTCCAACATCCCTGGTGGCCTCCTGGCCCCTGAGAAGCCCCCTGGACCCCCTCTCCCCACACAG CTGCCCCCCCCAGGACGGATGGAGCCGTCCCACCCACCGGTGCAACCAGGACTGCACACCCCTGCTCCAGGCAGCCAGGCAGCACAGCCGCTGCACCACCGGAACGCACCGGCACGGCCCCCCTTGGGGCCCCCCCGCCCAGCACATGCCACCGACCTCTCCTTCCCCCCCGCGCCCATGGCTGGGACGGGCGATGGGTCAGAGCCTGCCCTCGAC ctcctgcctgagcTGACGAACCCTGACGAGCTGCTTTCCTACCTGGGCCCCCCCgacctccccagcagcagcaacgATGACCTCCTCTCCCTCTTCGAGAACAACTGA
- the PPIA gene encoding peptidyl-prolyl cis-trans isomerase A, translated as MANPVVFFDIAANGEPLGRVTFELFADKVPKTAENFRALSTGEKGFGYKGSCFHRIIPGFMCQGGDFTRHNGTGGKSIYGEKFADENFILKHTGPGILSMANAGPNTNGSQFFICTAKTEWLDGKHVVFGCVKEGMNVVEAMERCGSKDGKTSKKITITDCGQLS; from the exons ATGGCCAACCCCGTCGTGTTCTTCGACATCGCCGCCAACGGAGAGCCCCTGGGCCGCGTCACCTTCGAG CTGTTTGCAGACAAGGTCCCTAAGACAGCAG AGAATTTCCGTGCCCTGAGCACTGGCGAGAAGGGATTCGGCTACAAGGGGTCGTGCTTCCACAGAATCATTCCTGGGTTCATGTGCCAG GGTGGTGACTTCACGCGCCACAATGGCACTGGTGGCAAATCCATCTATGGGGAGAAGTTTGCCGATGAGAACTTCATCCTGAAGCACACAGGCCCTGGTATCCTTTCCATGGCCAATGCTGGCCCCAACACAAATGGGTCCCAATTCTTCATCTGCACTGCCAAGACCGAATG GTTGGATGGCAAGCATGTTGTCTTCGGCTGTGTCAAGGAGGGGATGAATGTGGTGGAGGCCATGGAGCGCTGTGGCTCCAAAGATGGCAAAACAAGCAAGAAGATCACCATTACCGACTGCGGGCAGCTCTCATAA